The genomic window AGTATTTCCTTCTTCTGAATCTTGTAGTTGATTGATCTGATGAGCGTTAGATTATCGGAACACAACCAAAAATTCGAGATTTCTTGGTTTGCCGCTGTGAATAGTCTTTCCCTTACCGCCAGCGCCTCAGCTATCAGGGAGAGTTGACGTAATCCTGTGTAGTAGATCCTTAGATGCTTCCTGAGTAGCTGCTCCTGCGATGATCCAAGCaagactatatatttatatatacgactattatatatattttttttgttcaaaccaACTTTCATTAATAAAACTTACACTCCATCAAGAGAGGAATTGTTCAACAGAAACAATAATACAGCCACAATAGCTAAAGAAACCGCTGCATCAAAAGCAAACCGGATAACACAAACATAGATAAAAGCAAACATAACACACAAGCAACTTAAAAGTGAAACACAATCAGTGCTGAGTGAGATGAAGCCACGGGAATTGGAGAACACACGCAGTGAACTGATACCCGAACATGCTGCAGCAATAAATGCATAGAAGGCAGCAAGGAACTTGGCTACAGAGGTGATCAAACACCATCTTAATGAGCCTTCGAATTGTGAGGAAACCTGCAACCATAATGGGGTGTAGAGTTGCAAGAACCACCACGGCCAGACAAACAAGTCTGAAAATACGAAGCCAAGGTTGGCTTCTTTAACTCCATCTCTAATCTTTTTGAGTTGTAGACCTGAAacatcagagaagactaccaacatacaaATATATTGTGATGATCGCAAAAAGAGATTTCGAACAACAACCTCATGCTGAGGTAAGTGAGCCTCATACTGAGGTAAGTGAACCTCATACTGAGGTAAGTGAGCCTCATACTGAGGTAAGTGAAGGCAAAACAAGTGCCTAACATCTTCATAATGAGTAAAACAATGACTGACAAGAAGCATAAGATCCTCATACTGAGGTAATGGTCGTGAATGGTTTCTTATACGGAGGACAAGGAATCCAAATCTAAGGTACGTTCCATCCCAAATAGAAACATCAAGAGAGGTCACAAAGGTCATACCTTTCCAAGTTATGCTTAACAGGAAGAAAAAACGAATTTTCC from Raphanus sativus cultivar WK10039 unplaced genomic scaffold, ASM80110v3 Scaffold5548, whole genome shotgun sequence includes these protein-coding regions:
- the LOC130507748 gene encoding LOW QUALITY PROTEIN: putative transmembrane protein At3g54730 (The sequence of the model RefSeq protein was modified relative to this genomic sequence to represent the inferred CDS: inserted 1 base in 1 codon), whose amino-acid sequence is MVSMLLLQGSESLLLLPPPPEPPPFVFLLDLLTGVSAPDPPDPPDASETLALDMSSFPCHCFTLAAARSPLHSTTTSDSACLLIVSLGVNLVKPLLLPTNGYRFQIYSFIWGKXRFFFLLSITWKGMTFVTSLDVSIWDGTYLRFGFLVLRIRNHSRPLPQYEDLMLLVSHCFTHYEDVRHLFCLHLPQYEAHLPQYEVHLPQYEAHLPQHEVVVRNLFLRSSQYICMLVVFSDVSGLQLKKIRDGVKEANLGFVFSDLFVWPWWFLQLYTPLWLQVSSQFEGSLRWCLITSVAKFLAAFYAFIAAACSGISSLRVFSNSRGFISLSTDCVSLLSCLCVMFAFIYVCVIRFAFDAAVSLAIVAVLLFLLNNSSLDGV